In Pyrus communis chromosome 11, drPyrComm1.1, whole genome shotgun sequence, the sequence ctgggaacctcactaagacatctacgagcttcaaaattccaaaaacgtACTAGATTaatgtttgcatgaacagtacacaaatctgccattgtcgaatcgacgtgaaaacgacggatttcttacctgaaaatggtacgactgTGCTCCCACGAACTTCACGATCTCGACTGTGcccttagtttcctcgatctgtgatgatttagtgtagttgtgtgtgtgtccgtacgagttcgaaggaagaagaagaaagaagggagctcgggagagagagagacagggaaagagacagagaaagggatagagacagtgagagtgtgtgtgtggcccagtacctgccaacaccacaccaagtaaccaaaaacatgacgaaaacgaactaggggcaaatttgtaatttcacacgtacgttaacATGAAttttgggacgggctgtcacattgGAGTTTGGATCcattattttgacaaaaaatatttttttcttatttaacaCACCCAATTTTAATCCCaacttttaaaaaaagttgtttttaaaataattttaacaatGCTAAACCAACCCTAAATGGTGTCATAACTTTCATTtggcttaaaatttttttttttttttttctgttttcattatttgttttttttgtcggattttctttttctggttttCATGGTTTTAGAACGCACTCTCTTAtaacatttttattctttttgttaattccatccattttctgttaaattttcaaaaaaacaaTTTTGAGACAAATAATAATTTCTGATCCAAAAACTTTTATTAACGCAAACAAGAATAAAACAGAATTTTGATCAACTAGAGTCCGGAACCAAAGTTTTCCATATATAAATAAGCTTCTTCTCAAAGCTCCTACGACTCCCACCTAGGGGTGACTTTGGATATCCCctcaatttctttcaattttattttgttgtctTACATAATTTTTAGAGTTATAATGGTGGTTGTCATCGTGGGAAGAGATTAAAATTGAGACATATGTACAAGaagtagaaaaaaaaagttaaatcatATCATTTGATCTAGTCACTTACTGTCAACTTTATTAAGGTGAAAACTAAACTGATTGCGTTGTGTATGTTTTAGCATAACTCCTAGACGCCTTTCAAAATGTGATCACGTATTCCCTACCCACAAAAGCATGAAATGCCTTAGCGAAGCCACCAGGTTTCTttttaagaataaagaaaaaactttTTTCAATTGCTGTAACTCGcgttttcttattttgtctcctttttATCTCTTTTGTCTATGAAAGAAAGATGCAGGTTAATCCTAGTACATCTTAaaagtatttttcattttcaaatgAAATTTCCGCTAGGGATCACTAGTTTTCTGGAAGGTTACTTTGATCCGATGTGAACTTGCTTATAAAGTGATGCCGGAGCTCGGCATGGCCTTCAGAACAGCTTGCACCTCGCCCTCggaaaattaaaggaaaaattaaCAATGAGGTAgggaaaattgtagcaatactttctcaactaaaaattcatgatcattggcatcaaaacatgcaactctggtcattttcgtcaatttcgtcaaaattctattaaaatgagttatgttcGAATGATCATTGCTagaattggattaaaattgagagatcattgctccaattgagttaaagttaagagatcatttttccaattaggttaaagttgagagatcattactccaattgagttaaagttaagagatCATTTCtttaattaggttaaagttgaggaatcATTGCTGCAATTGttctcatttggttttccatatttgccCATTAGCTTCATGTGCATAACATGTGACTTAATTTGACAAAAGTTCTAACGGAGTTGACGAAAACGACCatagctgcacattttgatgagttaagagaccaatgcttataaaattttaattgagggctcattgctacaatttccaAGTACAAAATCATTGCTGAATTGGGCGAAATTTGAACTTATATGGCAAAAAAAGTATATTGATAAAAAGGCACTATGTTGTAATGGTACAACACATTCATCGGTACTTCATATTCCTTGTAAGGCACATAACTGAAGCTCAGCTGACCGTTTGGTTAAAAAAACAACCGGAAACCAGCCccaaccgaaaaccgaaaaccgaaaaaagaagaagaagaaagtaaaaCTCTCAACGGATGCAAGATCAACCAAACTAGCCTAGGCCTGCGTAAAACAACCTAGACGTAACTTCAACGAATTAGTCGACACCTCCCGCCTGGTAATTTACACCAGTTGAGATCCCAATGTGAGTTTAAACTATGATCCTATGTGAAACCTTGCTTGAGCTTGTTACAGCTTATAAGGTATGTCCCTGAACAAGCAATATGTCCTTCCAAGCTTCATAAAACATCCAGGTGATGCCGGAGGATGGCATGACCTTCAAGCAGCTTGCACCCCACCCTCTGTAAAGTCCCCGCAAACCTTCTTCCCGGATGACTTCTGAAAGTGCTGCTAACATGTGCGGTGGGCACTTGCCTTTCAAAGCTCCAACCATCAGCCGTTTCCTGGCCACCTCCAATGGAAAGCTGATTGTGCTAGCCGTAAAACCTAGACATGTTCAAGTAAGCTATTAGATAATCAAGTGGTCAGGATACGATACTATACTCTGTGAAGAAAATTATTCATCCAATCATTGAAAATTATTCATCCAATCATTCAGCAAAAGAGCGCCGATGTTTCAAAGTTCTGCATACAAGTTGCAAAATTGACAAGTAATTTTACTCAGTCTACTTCCCTAATTATGCAGTTCATTCATATTTCTTGTGTCCAAGAGGTGGAAGACCTGAGACTATCAGAATAAAGTCGGTGAACTACAACTTCATTGTCCAATAATCGATAAGTAGCCCAAACAAATCAACATAACTCTTCCATACTTCTAATTAGTAATTTacacaaaaattacataaattgTTGCATCACACTGACATTAACAAAAGCTTTTTCCACAGGATGCATGTTTTACTAAACTGATGAACAAAAGGTTATATGCCGTCGGTAGGCAAAATACTCAAAATAGAATGCAAAAAGAAAATGCTTCAATAATCTTCACGACTTGAGACATATTATTCTTTAAAAAATGGACCATGACATAAGAATTAGGATCCACAATGTCCAAAAACTAATCAAACCCGAAACAAGATttgaaagggaaaagaaaaagagaggtaAATGGTTTGCACTATCTTTTCAATTTGATTTACATAACCAAGGCCAAGTTTCTGACCTGCAAGAGCTCCGACCAGTAGCATCTCAGGACGGTTAAGAGACTCTTTATTCTTTGCTTGACAGTaggatttcttcaatttctcataCATGAAATAGTAACATGTACTGTAAGGAAGCATCCCAATAAGTGTAGGTGAAAGACCAGAATAGCATGCAGCAATCCCACCCTCCTTATAAATCTTGCTGATTGCAATGCTTAAACTGGGATACGCCTCAGGAGACACGGTCAGCCGATCCTGTTGTATGAAATTAGAAGAAAGACACAATAAATAGTTAAATACCAAGAAAAAGTGTCAAACATTAGCAGTTCCTAATTAAAACATTGTACAGTGAAATTGTAAGGAGATGTAATCCAAGAGGATATAAAACGCAGAATATATTTCCACATGAACACACGAAAACCACACATATAAATGAAACACGGAAGATGAGATAGATAACATAGTCATCAGAAATGATATAATGTAGAGCAGGCCAGACTAAATTTCTATCCTCATAAAGTGTACCCGTACCTTTAGAACTTCAAGGGGATGACACACAAGTGTGCTAACAACTCCGGCAGCAGCACCAGCCACAGCGACAGGGGAAATCCAGGAGATAGAGAAGTTCAAGGTTACAGGACCAATCTGCACCTTTGGGGATTCACCCTGCTTCCACTTTTCTTGTGTCGATGTCATTGCTCGTTTAACGCACTCAAATGTTCCAAACTCAACAGCTTGTGTGGGGATTATGCGAAGCATGTTGACTGCATTTCCAGCCCACAGTCCTTGCCACCCTTGCTTCTCAATGACCTCTAAGAAACTGCCACAAATGTGTCTAGATCCGACACCAACTACCATTCTGGTTCTGCACATATCAAATCCAACAAATTATGATCATGTATCAACACTTACAAAATAATCTTCATGAATTACATGTCATTACATATTTTCAAAATGGTCTGAACGAAAATAATCTTCATGAGTTACATGTCAttacatatttttcaaaatgGTCTGAATGTAAgctatttgaaattcaaatcgTTACAAAAACCACTTATAAGAAACCCTTGGAAAATCCTCTAACTTCCCTAGACTTTTTCCAAAACTGTAACATGTTAGtggaagaaattaaataaatttgtccCATAGCTCAGCCACCCTCACATAAACTCGATCGAACACTACAACATTGAAATTCATATAGGGGAGTGTTATTAAACATACCACATTAGGATTAATTCATAACAAAAtctattccattttttttttttttaattaaaacaagacTATTTCCATCCGTCCCCATTACATCTCAGTACCTTATATACGGAGTCTACAGACATCAAATATAAACCCAACATTGTTGTCTTCAGGACTTTCGTTGTTAAATGAGCTAATTTCGGGTAGGATAACACTTCTTCACTTATATATGCTCATATAAACACAAAGCATCAAATGCAATGACTACTGACAACATTTTAAAGAGGGTGAAACAGCAACCACTAACCTGATGGTCTCAAGAGGAGCAAGAACAGCTTTGGTCATTGCCCCTGCTAAAGCGCCGCTTAAGAACTCTCTAAATTCTCTCGTCTTCGAGAAATCCTGAAGCACATCAAGGCACACTTTTTGTGATACCAATGACAAAATAGCAtggtattttatttttggccCTTAAAATTATGCCCAATAAATCGATATGAAATTCTATTGAAGAATGATACCAAAAGTCCCATCTTTTTCAATATTTGAACTTTTCCAAAAAAGAGGCATCTCATTCTCAGAGTTCAGGGACAcaataattaaacaaaagaaacaaattagaTGGCAAATTTCCACACTGGGTTTTTGTTCCTGAACAAAAATTATCCATATAACTCCATTTCCCTGACTTTTATgccattttctcagcaaccaaacagaccaataagaaaaaaaataaaaaatttccctTCAGATTATAATCAAGAGGCGCAAAAAAGAAGTTGGGGGACTTACTCTGAGGGGCTGGGAGAGGTCAGGGAGCTGAAATCGGAGCTCGAATTTCGGGTGGGCAGCCTCCTTCTCAAGCTCAAGCTTTTTGGGAAGTATGGCCATACTGTACACATCCCCAAAAACCCCACCACCACTgtacttcttctccttcttcagaGACTGTGATTCAAATGCCATGCTTTTCCTTATCAGTATCAAAAAGCAACGCAAAATCccccaaaataaaaaactattcAATCAAATGCAGATATCTGtatcaaaaaatgaaataaattccaAAAGAATATGCAGTCTTTTTTTCTTAGATTCTTATTGCATAAAGcctgcacatatatatatatatatatatatatatttgtctcTCTCCGTttcatcaaatatatatatatatatatatatatatatttgatgaaacggagagtgtatatatatatttgatgaaacggagagagagagagagagggacgtGGGTTTGGAATTGACATGcctgagagagggagagggagtgGGGTTTTGGGGACATTGATTTTTCTTTGGGGGGTTTGGTTTTTTGCTGCCTTTTGTGACCCGCCGAGTCTCTCGTCAAGTTTCTCAAACGTTTATGCTGTGGTTGTTTAAAGTTTCTTGGGTATTTATGGCGACACACAAGGGAGAACACTTGGCCACTCTCCCATTTGCGCACCGCAACCCTACGCGCCCAACAACTGAGACGGTAGAAAGATAAGGAGGGAAACCATGATTTAGTGCCCAACATTCAATTGAATTGTTGTTCTATGATATGTTTTGGCTTACGAGTGTTTTCAATTCGgattttgaaaaattttaataaatcacCTTTTGTTTGATGCATGACATAATTTGGTTAGGATTTATATTGACACGTCATTAGCtctattaaattattactcTCCTAATCATTTAAACCTAGTACTTGGGACATGGGCCTCAACCTTAAAACCTGAACTCAAATTTGGAATTGGTTGTGATGTTAAGGTTCAGGTTTCAAAACCCACGGTTCAAGTTTGGAATGAGAACTCGGAGGGTTTAGAGGGTCGTGTTCATATTAGTATCTCTTGTCTGCATTTAGGTTTTGTTTGGTAGCTCGTATAACATATTCGATAggattaataataaaaatctaCTTGTTTGGTGCATTTTTGTACTAAATTACAGGCTGACTAATAATCTGGATCCATTTATTTTATGCAGTCTACACCTGCTAACTAATAAACCtttaagggggcgtttgtttgccctcactaactcggactggactggactagctattagtccaatactgtgtttgttccatgctgggactaacattaatgagactaaaggggactagcatggacaaaacccttcactaagaggtcttagtgagaccccccaataaccatgggactagctaagactatcctctatttctcgtccttgtcatgctcaacgaccactctcgacagactcctcgtcatcgccggtcacctagatcaatcattaactttccgactctctttcagatccatttcacaaccaactttcatataaaatataccaaattgaagctgggagtgacaagattacgattttacttgaatcgaggccaaaatgtggccggaaaatggcctggaagtctcggcctgtttgggcttcttcaaatccatgacaaattcgagcatgcaaagctaagatctcagtccagggatggtgatgaattttttggcggtgctaacttcatccaatttaatgagggttggccaaaaaacacatcgggaaacctgcaactcgtcgggaaaattggagccgtgaggttccgttcgaacaacgcatagctagagagggagggaggacagagaaatagagactggaatcaataaggagtttgaccaggaatgagaaagagacatgaattgataggtctgagaggaaaaaaagagggagagggtgggacgatgagagaagaggaaaagagtgggacggaaatggtaggaaaagatggagaaaaagataagatcataataaaatattaataatttatatattaaataaaataatattagaatttgttattatccagcttcttagtccaatactgcaccaaacgcttcactaagttagtccagtttagtctagtctaagccagtccagcttaatccttgaagctaatccagtccgagatagtccggcgcaacaaacgccccctaaagGGATTGGGAAATTGATTATTTCCGGATCCCTTCTTTCTAATCCACCAAATAAGGAATCTgtatcgttgaaatttgattcaacgattaCAAATATGGGtcaactttaaaagttataataacttcagccGTTGGATCAATTTTTAATAGCACGAATTCTCTAATTTAGTGGTTTAGAAGAAAAGTATCAGAAGAGGCTTCGTCTCTATCCTCGTTCTTCTTACTCCAGACCGACCAGCAAGGCCATAATTGGGTAATAAAAAAGGCCAAGGCCGCATAGCCAGCTCGACAAGCTTCCCTCATGGAATCCACATTCGATTCTAACCACCGCGTCGGTTCTGGCCATGAAAACCCAGAACCCGGCCACGACCGGCATCCACTGCTTCGCAAGGATGTGTTGTAAAACCAGAAAATAGATTAAGTGTTTTCTGTAGAATGAGTGAAAGGGATGCGATAATAATTCTGCAATCGTTTCCAATACCCAATTTTGGAATCCTTCCAATTCTGCAACCCTTCCAAGATCAGCGCCTCTCTCTACAATCCTTCCAAGATCCAAGGTCTATGCGGGGACTGGAGGCGAAGTCAGTTCGTGCTTGGATGATGGGTATTTTGGATTGAACAAATTTTTGTTGTGGTGATTATGGTTGGTATTGGGTAGCTCATGGGTTTTGTGATTTGTCTTGGGTTTTGTTCGTGCTCGGAAGTTGGATGAAAATTAAGCAAATTGAAGCTGGAAGTATTGTTTTGttggttttggttctttttcattaatcatcattttttttcccttattattttgattttctcTTATCCCGTATAGTATCAAATACAGTATAAACTAATACGATCATTAATCTGATATTGCACCAAGCGCGGACTGAAATAATCAATACAATTCATAATTATTTATCTTATCCGACTGAAATAATCAGTACAATCTGAGCTGCCAAACGAGACCTTAAGGGGTTCAAGTGATCAAGTATAAGATGTCTACGATTTGAATTCGAAGCCGCATGTCTAGACTTGTGATCTTGGTAACAATCCGActtatttatgtgaattaccTATTATTACACTACTAGCGTAAACTACCTATTATTATACTACCAACGTGATGTATCTTGTTCATTCTCGTTGCATACATGATGCAGTACCTCTTTATTTTGAGATCTCTTTTGCTACTAAAGCAAAGTATAAATAAAACTTTCTAAATCCCGTCCATAAACATTGTGTTTCTTTCAATACGGtaacaaaattacaaagaaaacttGGAGGGCAACCACCGACAAAGGTATAAAACGACCAAAACACAACTAACGTACGAGACGAAACATCAACATAGCATGTCAAGAGATCAAAATCTAAATAGGAATGCCTCGAACCCGCCAAACTTCTGCCTCGAAATTAGCCTTGATGAAAATATACTCCTCGAGATTAGCTTGATGAAAACATATTGGACAAATAACCCTTGGTTTATTAGGCCATATCCACAAATTTAACATAATCCATTTCAAAGTGTGCAAAGTCCTTATCGAGCAAGAGGGCTATTTCGTAACCAGCAAGAGGCTGTATATTAGTTGGCATTGAAAGGGTGACTACTTGAGTACTTCTAGCCCATCGAGTTACATTTAGCCTTCTGGAAAGTacttttgtaaataaaaatataaattattagTATATAAGTACGTATTGCTAGGTATGGGACAAATATAGACAAGACCGCACATTAAGGAAAATACACTTTAGCCCTTCCATACGGGAGGTGACCACACCTTTTATAgggaaaatatttaaaaattacactacatttaaatgaaaaaatttaaaattactaaggaattttaaaatgacggaattttattttttagaatttgtgaattttcttgtttggttaatctaaaagaacaatgaaattgaaaacgaaa encodes:
- the LOC137709489 gene encoding probable mitochondrial adenine nucleotide transporter BTL1, whose translation is MAFESQSLKKEKKYSGGGVFGDVYSMAILPKKLELEKEAAHPKFELRFQLPDLSQPLRDFSKTREFREFLSGALAGAMTKAVLAPLETIRTRMVVGVGSRHICGSFLEVIEKQGWQGLWAGNAVNMLRIIPTQAVEFGTFECVKRAMTSTQEKWKQGESPKVQIGPVTLNFSISWISPVAVAGAAAGVVSTLVCHPLEVLKDRLTVSPEAYPSLSIAISKIYKEGGIAACYSGLSPTLIGMLPYSTCYYFMYEKLKKSYCQAKNKESLNRPEMLLVGALAGFTASTISFPLEVARKRLMVGALKGKCPPHMLAALSEVIREEGLRGLYRGWGASCLKVMPSSGITWMFYEAWKDILLVQGHTL